Genomic DNA from Flavobacterium sp. N502540:
GAATAAATTGTTGTTTTCGTCTACAAAGTAATCTTTCATGGTATTGAAAAAATGGCGATGTTTTTCTTTTTCCAAACATTCAATATCGACATAACTCTCTATAGTCGATTTCCCTCCATGCAAAAACCAAATATCGTTTATAACATCATTCTCTAACCACTCCTGACACCAGACATCATGATTTCCTTTGATAAAAATACACTGCTGTTTTTGAGATAAATCAATCAGAAAATCAATTAATTGTTTTGATTCACTCCAGCCGTCTACATAGTCTCCCAAAAAAATAAACCGATCCTTTTCTGAGCAGTCAATTCTCTCTAGTAACTGAACTAATGCTTTTAATCCGCCGTGAATATCCCCAAAAACAAAGGTTCTTTTCATGATTTAATTAAACTTATTATCGAGAGCTGCATCTAATTTTATTAGAAAGTCTTTTCCAAATGTATCATTCTCCAAACCTTCATACAAAAATGCAGGCAGGGTTTTATTGCAGTTTTCTTTGTTACTTAAAATCGCCATACACAAGGCAGCAACCGTATCGGTATCTCCGCCATAATCGATACTTGTTTTTAAGCAATCTTTCATGGCAGTCGCTTCGGAAACCATTTTAATAACCGCTTGTGTAGTCGGATATCCATGCATATCGATTGGTGAAGTAATTTTATAGGTTTCATTCTCCTTCAGCGTTTCATTTAAAAATGACACTAAAGTCGATCCGTCACCCAAATTGTATTTAAAATAGTGAACAGCCAAGGCAATACGCTTCGCACAACTGATCCCTTCAACAGTATAATGAGAAGTTCTTGCCTGAATTTCGCAGAAACTCATCAACTGATCAATATCTTTTAAATAACCAATACTATAGGCTCGCATAGCGGAACCATTTCCGTTACTGCCATTGTTGATTATTTTAATGAAATCAGATCCATTTTTACTTGCATCCAGGGCATTGTAAACTCTATCCGAGTATCCTCTTCTTTTATCTCGGTGAAATACCTCAACAAACTTATCTGCTACTTTGATTTCGTTCCAATTATCCTCTTCTAATAACAATTCAGAAATGGCAATTGCCATTTGAGTATCGTCTGTATAGCGTTTGTAAATTTCAGTATAAAGTCCGTGTTTGTGATACTGGGTTAAATGGTTGTTTTGAGAAATAAAATCTAAATCCCGAAATTCAAAACCTGCACCATATGCATCGCCTATTGCTGCTTCTAATATCATAATTTGTTGTGTTTTATAATTTTAAAATGATGCCTACTACTCCTTATGATTTAAACTCTATATACTTTGCCGGAACCTCAGCGCTCAGCCAAACATTATTTTCGGACAGATAAAATTTAAAACCATCTCTGTACATGACACCACTTCTTACTGTCAGAATCTGCGGAGCTCCTCGCCTGCTTCCCACCTTTATTGCCGTTTCTTTGTCTTTGGAAAGGTGTACGTGCTGACGGCTCATTTTTTTCAAACCTTCTTTCTGAATGCTTTCCATAAACTTCCCAACAGTTCCGTGGTACAAATACTCCGGCGGTTCTGTTTCGTTCAAATTTAATTCGACAGAAATTGAATGTCCCTGACTAGCTCTGATCTTTGTTTTATCTTCATTAAAAGCAAAACGTTTTTTATCGTTGTTTTCTACCACATAATTCAAAAGTTCGGCCGTCATCTGATTTTGGCTTCCATTTTTATTACATTTTATAATCAATTCCTCAACATCTGCCCAGCCATTTTCGTCTAACTTAAGACCAATGGTTTCGGGTGAATGCCTAAGCACCAGACTTAGAAATTTGCTGAGGCTTTTTGCTATTTTTTCATTCATAACTTATCATTATCTCAATTCATCCCTAACTTCCATCAAAGCAAAACCTAATAAGTTAAGCCCTTTCCACTTTTCAGGATTTAAAACATCTTTATGATCACCTGCCATTCCAATTCCCCAAATTGCATCTACGGGACTGGCTTCTACTATAACTCTATCCTTTGTATTTAGCAAAAAAGCTTTTAGTTCTTGATTTTGACTGAATTTATGATAATTGCCTTCTTTCACAATGTCAAATCTAGCAGCTAACCAAATTGCATCATTGTAATTTTTAACCTGACGGCCTAATTTTTTAGCTTCGGCAGGAGAATTAGCTTTAATGATTTTTGCTAAAACTTCATTATCGTTAAACAATTCTGCTTTTTTTGCCATCATCCAGTGTTCAGCAGTTTTGTACGTCACTTTATCAACGGTAAAAGCACTTAACCACCACTGACTAAAGCAGGTTTTGGTAATCGTTCCGTCTTTACTGGGCTGATGTCCCCAGAAAAATAAAAACTTACTTTCCGGAGCTATGGTATTTATATTGTATTTCATGTTTTTTGTTATTGAAACAAAGAAGCGGGTTCTCTGTTATTTTGTTTCAAGTTTCAGGTTTCAAGTTTCAGGTTTCAGGTTTCAGGTTCCCTATATAACTTGAAACCTGAAACTTGAAACTTTTTAAACTAATTGATCCAATCCAATCACCTGAACGCTTTCGCCTTCGAAATCTTTTACTGAATTGGTGGTAAAAATGGCATCGAAACAATCCAAAACTTCGAAACCTTTATTGAAAATTCCATGGCTTACTGCTAAGTATAATTTTCCGGCATTTTTCTTTTTTAATTCTTCAGCTAATCCGACGAAAGTTCCTCCGCCATCGCAAATATCATCTACAATTAAACAGTCCATTCCGTTTAGATCGTCTTCGTATACTTTAAAACCAGACAATCTTCCGGTTTTTACATCTCGGCTTTTACTGCATTCTACCACTTCAATTCCACCAAGAAATTCAGAAACTTTGTAAATTTTCTTTAATGCACCGCCGTCCGGAGAAATTAATTTTACGTTTTCACCAATTTCTTTCAAAACCGCTGCAATAAAAGTATGATTCGGAATCACTTCGCAATTGTTTACTAATGCAGGTGTAACTTCAGAATGTGCATCAAAAACAAATACTTTATTCAACTGAAGCGTATTAATGATATCGGCATATACTTTTACAGATAACGATTCGCCTTTAATCATCACACGATCCTGTCTGGCAGCAGGAAAATAGGGAATAAAAAGATCAATTATTTTAACTTCCATTCTGCGTAATGCATCAACTGTAATGCACAACAGACCTAAGTCGTTGAATGAATTCAAACGATGTGTGATCGTTACTTTTTGGGTATTGTCAAAATCAGGATTAATTTTAATGTGAGGTTCTCCTCCAGAAAATGTGAAACTTTGAAATTTGATTTCTTCCTTATTAGGAATTGGAGTGAATTTTGGGTCTAAATTAAGTATCATAGTTTTTTAGTTTGCGTTAATTATACGCAAATATAAGGCGATTTATTTATTAAACAATTTATTTTGTGTAAAATTTACGCAAACTTTATTTCGAAGTGAAAACCACTATCAATTAACTCTTTGTATTTTAAATCGTTAAACCTAAAAAGTTTAGCCGGGCGGCCGCTCTTTATAGGTGAAAAATGGTCTGTTTGATCCAAAAATCCATAGCTGAGTATCTTCTTTCGGAAATTTCGTCGATCGATTTCCTTCTCTAATATCGTACAATAAAGATTCTCGAGATCAGAAAACAGAAATTCCTGAGGAAGTAAATCGAAACCTACCGGCTCGTAAGTCAGTTTTGCTTTTAATCTTGTCAATGCAGTTTTTACGATTAAATTATGATCGAATGCCAGATCGGGAATCTCATCTATTTTAAACCATTGCACTCGTTCGGCATCGGTATCCGCTTTAATTTCCAGACTTGAAGCGTCTACTAAAGCATAATAGGCAACAGAAATTACACGATTTCTGGAATCTCTGTTGATATCATCTCCAAAAGTATACAGCTGTTCCATAAAAGTAAGCTGAACATTGGTCTCTTCGTGCAGCTCCCTAATAACAGCATCACTCAAAGATTCGTCCTGTTTTACTAAACCACCCGGCAAAGCCCAATACTTATCGGCAGACCCAAACTTTTGCTCTATTAAAAGCACATACAAACTGTTGTTCTTATATCCGAACACAATGGCATCAACCGCAATTCGAATATTTTGAAAATTTTCCATATTTTAAAACTCCTATCTCACAAATATAACGAATGAGAGTCAATTTCATAATCTATCACATCAGCAATAAATTATAAAATTGACTCTCATCAATATTCTATTTCCTTCGGCCTTCTAGTTTATTGTTACTGTTCTCTTTGGGATAGAAGTACATTCTGAACCATTTATCCCAACAGTAACCTCTGCACTAACTTCATAAGTTCCTGCTGCCGGATAGGTATGCGTAATATCTTTACCAGTTCCGGTGGTCCCATCTCCAAATGTCCACTTTACACCAATTAGAGTTCCGGATCCGCTATATCCAACAGAATAGTTCATTAGTTTAGGATTAGTAGCATCAGTTGAATTATGTAGTTTTACAAAAATTGCTTCTGTAAGGCAATCTGCGATCTCATCTTCATCACGTTTAGTACAGGAATTAGCCGTATAAAATACCAGGGCAAGCATTAAAATTGATACGATCTTTTTCATTTTTAAAAATATTAAGAATTTATCTCCCAAAATTATTCTTTACAAATACAGAAAACAATGATTTCTGTCATAATCTGTTACCAAAAAACAATTTTAACTCTTTGGAGATAATTTCAAAAAACGAATTCAAATTATTGTTTTTAGCTGTTAATAGATACACATACTCCTCCGGTACGTGAAAACTATTCCATAACAATTGCAATTTATTCTCTTTAATATATTTTCGTGCATTGCAGTTCCAGGTTATCGCTACCCCTTCATTGTCCGCTAACATCCTTAACATTTCAGATTCAGACGGAATAATATAGTTCGGAACCATAGAGGGCCTTTTTTTATTAAAAGCATGCAGCCAAAATAGTTTTATATGTGGAATTCTGGCATCGTGACTGTACCATTTTTGTTCATTGAGCCACTGCTCTACTTCGGCATAATTATCTGATTTTAATTTCTGACGAAATTCTGTTCCATCCAAACGTACTGGCGCCACCATAATCAGCTTAATTTTCCCCACAATTTCGTAGACCGTATCAAAGGTGTCAAATCTTTTTGTGGTGATTGCAAAGTCAAGCTTTTTAGCATCAACTAACTCAAAAAGTACATCGTTTTCAGCAAAAGTAAAATCGATCAAATCGAACTTAGCAATCAATAGGTTTCCAATACAATTAAAAAGATTTTTGGAGATTCCGACCGAAATTAGCCGATTGGCATCTTCAGCTTTTGCCCGAAAACTGCTTTCTACATTTTCAAGCCGATCCAGCGCATCTATGATTAAATTATTCAGTAACTTAGCGTATTCCGTTGGTTCTACGCCCTTTGACTTTCGATTGAACAATTTATTTCCAACATGTGCTTCCAGCATCGAGATTTGCTGGCTCACCGCAGGCTGACTCATAAATAACTCTTTTGCAGCGATAGAAAAATTCCCGTTTTTATATACAGCCTTAAAGGTTCTGTACCACTCCAGATTCACCATGACATAAATATATTTATAACAAACATAGTTTATTTTATTTTTACTGATATCACTTTAGCCGTAAATTTGATCAAAATTTAAACTTATGAAAAAGATAACCTTACTTACGATTATAGCCTTTAGTGCTTTTAGTACTTCAGCTATAGCGCAAAAAGCAACAAAAAAAAGTACCAAAAAAGTACTATTTGTTGTGACCAGTAACGACAAACTGGGAAATACCGGAGAGAAAACCGGATTTTGGTCAGAAGAATTTGCTGCACCTTATTACGAATTATTAGATCAGGGCGTCGAGATTACAATTGCTTCTCCACTGGGAGGTCAGCCTCCAGTTGATCCTAAAAGTGCCGACCCTGCATCGGCCACTGAAGACACCAAACGTTTTGACGCTGATAAAACTTTGCAAGAGAAGTTAAAACATACCCATAAACTTTCGACTATCAACCAGAAAGATTATGATGCTGTGTTTTACCCTGGAGGTCATGGTCCGCTTTGGGATTTGGTAGAGGATAAAAGTTCCATTGCTTTAATTGAATCTTTCTACACCCATAAAAAGCCTGTTGCTTTTGTTTGTCACGCTCCGGCGGTCTTAAAAAATGTAAAAGTTAAAGGAGAGTTTCTAGTAAAAGGCAAAAAAGTAACCGGTTTTACAAATGCCGAAGAGGAAGCAGTGGGTTTAACCAAAGTAGTACCGTTCTTATTGGAAGATGCTTTGACAAAAAATGGTGCTACCTTTTCGAAAGCAGCCAACTGGCAGCCGTATGCTGTAGAAGATGGCCTTTTAATCACGGGGCAAAACCCTGCTTCGTCTAAATTAGTAGCCGGAAAATTATTGCAGCAATTGAAGAAATAAAGTTACTGAGGTGCTAAGAAACTAAGATTCTGAGATTCTAAGCAACAGAACTTAGAAACATTAAAATAAAACAATTACTATAATGAAAGATGCTGAGACATTGAGATTTTAAGAATCTAAAAAAACTTAGAACCTTAGCACCTCAGCATCTTAGAAACTTAAAAAATCACCGGACAAAATCCTGCTTCGTCTAAATTAGTAGCCGCTAAATTATTGCAGCAATTGAAGAAATAAAGGTACTGAGGTGCTAAGACACTAAGATTCTAAGCAACAGAACTTAGAAACATT
This window encodes:
- a CDS encoding ADP-ribosylglycohydrolase family protein, with product MILEAAIGDAYGAGFEFRDLDFISQNNHLTQYHKHGLYTEIYKRYTDDTQMAIAISELLLEEDNWNEIKVADKFVEVFHRDKRRGYSDRVYNALDASKNGSDFIKIINNGSNGNGSAMRAYSIGYLKDIDQLMSFCEIQARTSHYTVEGISCAKRIALAVHYFKYNLGDGSTLVSFLNETLKENETYKITSPIDMHGYPTTQAVIKMVSEATAMKDCLKTSIDYGGDTDTVAALCMAILSNKENCNKTLPAFLYEGLENDTFGKDFLIKLDAALDNKFN
- a CDS encoding metallophosphoesterase family protein encodes the protein MKRTFVFGDIHGGLKALVQLLERIDCSEKDRFIFLGDYVDGWSESKQLIDFLIDLSQKQQCIFIKGNHDVWCQEWLENDVINDIWFLHGGKSTIESYVDIECLEKEKHRHFFNTMKDYFVDENNNLFIHAGFSSMHGPEKEHYQSNYSWDRTLWEMALTMDKRIKKNSLSYPKRLLLYNEIYIGHTPTLHYNVEIPMQGCNVWNVDTGAGFYGRLTVLDVETKVFWQSDIVQGLYPNEKGRNK
- a CDS encoding NADAR family protein, translated to MKYNINTIAPESKFLFFWGHQPSKDGTITKTCFSQWWLSAFTVDKVTYKTAEHWMMAKKAELFNDNEVLAKIIKANSPAEAKKLGRQVKNYNDAIWLAARFDIVKEGNYHKFSQNQELKAFLLNTKDRVIVEASPVDAIWGIGMAGDHKDVLNPEKWKGLNLLGFALMEVRDELR
- the prs gene encoding ribose-phosphate diphosphokinase, whose amino-acid sequence is MILNLDPKFTPIPNKEEIKFQSFTFSGGEPHIKINPDFDNTQKVTITHRLNSFNDLGLLCITVDALRRMEVKIIDLFIPYFPAARQDRVMIKGESLSVKVYADIINTLQLNKVFVFDAHSEVTPALVNNCEVIPNHTFIAAVLKEIGENVKLISPDGGALKKIYKVSEFLGGIEVVECSKSRDVKTGRLSGFKVYEDDLNGMDCLIVDDICDGGGTFVGLAEELKKKNAGKLYLAVSHGIFNKGFEVLDCFDAIFTTNSVKDFEGESVQVIGLDQLV
- a CDS encoding LysR family transcriptional regulator; protein product: MVNLEWYRTFKAVYKNGNFSIAAKELFMSQPAVSQQISMLEAHVGNKLFNRKSKGVEPTEYAKLLNNLIIDALDRLENVESSFRAKAEDANRLISVGISKNLFNCIGNLLIAKFDLIDFTFAENDVLFELVDAKKLDFAITTKRFDTFDTVYEIVGKIKLIMVAPVRLDGTEFRQKLKSDNYAEVEQWLNEQKWYSHDARIPHIKLFWLHAFNKKRPSMVPNYIIPSESEMLRMLADNEGVAITWNCNARKYIKENKLQLLWNSFHVPEEYVYLLTAKNNNLNSFFEIISKELKLFFGNRL
- a CDS encoding RNA 2'-phosphotransferase, translating into MNEKIAKSLSKFLSLVLRHSPETIGLKLDENGWADVEELIIKCNKNGSQNQMTAELLNYVVENNDKKRFAFNEDKTKIRASQGHSISVELNLNETEPPEYLYHGTVGKFMESIQKEGLKKMSRQHVHLSKDKETAIKVGSRRGAPQILTVRSGVMYRDGFKFYLSENNVWLSAEVPAKYIEFKS
- a CDS encoding type 1 glutamine amidotransferase domain-containing protein, yielding MKKITLLTIIAFSAFSTSAIAQKATKKSTKKVLFVVTSNDKLGNTGEKTGFWSEEFAAPYYELLDQGVEITIASPLGGQPPVDPKSADPASATEDTKRFDADKTLQEKLKHTHKLSTINQKDYDAVFYPGGHGPLWDLVEDKSSIALIESFYTHKKPVAFVCHAPAVLKNVKVKGEFLVKGKKVTGFTNAEEEAVGLTKVVPFLLEDALTKNGATFSKAANWQPYAVEDGLLITGQNPASSKLVAGKLLQQLKK
- a CDS encoding NUDIX hydrolase, which produces MENFQNIRIAVDAIVFGYKNNSLYVLLIEQKFGSADKYWALPGGLVKQDESLSDAVIRELHEETNVQLTFMEQLYTFGDDINRDSRNRVISVAYYALVDASSLEIKADTDAERVQWFKIDEIPDLAFDHNLIVKTALTRLKAKLTYEPVGFDLLPQEFLFSDLENLYCTILEKEIDRRNFRKKILSYGFLDQTDHFSPIKSGRPAKLFRFNDLKYKELIDSGFHFEIKFA
- a CDS encoding PKD domain-containing protein, encoding MKKIVSILMLALVFYTANSCTKRDEDEIADCLTEAIFVKLHNSTDATNPKLMNYSVGYSGSGTLIGVKWTFGDGTTGTGKDITHTYPAAGTYEVSAEVTVGINGSECTSIPKRTVTIN